In the genome of Oenanthe melanoleuca isolate GR-GAL-2019-014 chromosome 21, OMel1.0, whole genome shotgun sequence, one region contains:
- the FNDC10 gene encoding fibronectin type III domain-containing protein 10 gives MPGTPSLLPPLLALLCLGAADPSADPDEPWCPYKVGGDAAGARLCFRPPARGFQCSARGCRAHRSAGGALVANVLRNGSVLLQWGLRHWGAPAPRPSAALRGFVLNCSWDGTYTRFPCDSVELGAACRDYLLAEAHGGVRYRLCLRPRFAPPRPAPPAQCVEFRVEPAAMRDIVVAMTAVGGSICVMLVFICLLVAYITENLMSPRGGRAAAAARRA, from the coding sequence ATGCCCGGCACgcccagcctgctgcctccGCTGCTCGCCCTGCTGTGCCTCGGGGCCGCCGACCCCAGCGCCGACCCCGACGAGCCGTGGTGCCCCTACAAGGTGGGCGGCGATGCTGCGGGGGCGCGGCTGTGCTTCCGCCCGCCGGCCCGCGGCTTCCAGTGCTCGGCGCGGGGCTGCCGCGCCCACCGCTCCGCGGGCGGCGCGCTGGTGGCCAACGTGCTGCGGAACGGCAGcgtgctgctgcagtgggggcTGCGGCACTGGGGGGCTCCGGCGCCGCGCCCCTCCGCCGCCCTGCGCGGCTTCGTGCTCAACTGCTCCTGGGACGGCACCTACACGCGCTTCCCCTGCGACAGCGTGGAGCTGGGAGCCGCGTGTCGCGACTACCTGCTGGCCGAGGCGCACGGCGGCGTGCGCTACCGCCTGTGCCTGCGGCCGCGCTtcgccccgccgcgccccgcgccgcccgcgcAGTGCGTGGAGTTCCGCGTGGAGCCCGCGGCCATGCGCGACATCGTGGTGGCCATGACGGCCGTGGGGGGATCCATCTGCGTGATGCTCGTCTTCATCTGCCTGCTGGTGGCTTACATCACCGAGAACCTCATGAGCCCCCGCGGAGGACGCGCGGCCGCCGCTGCGCGCCGCGCCTAG